The DNA window CAAGAACACGCCGAAGGTGACCGGGTTCCTGGGCGGTCGCGGCCGGCCCAGCCCGATCAGCGAGGCGGAAGCCTCGCGCATCATGCATCAGGTGCAGGAGGGCATCGAACGCCCCCGGCCGTCCATCATGTTCGAGGTCGGCGAGCAGGTACGGGTCAGCGATGGCCCCTTCACCTCCTTCAACGGCACCGTCGAGGAAGTCGACGAGGAACGGTCCCGGCTCAAGGTGTCGGTATCCATCTTCGGCCGCGCCACCCCGGTGGAACTGGAATATTCCCAGGTCGAGAAGACCTGACCTGGGTTTTTCTGCGGGAGGCCAGCCATGGCCGTACCGCGCACTCGGCACAAAGAGACTGAGGACAGACAATGGCAAAGAAGATTTCGGGCTATATCAAGCTGCAGGTCCCGGCGGGGAAGGCCAATCCCTCTCCGCCCATCGGTCCGGCCCTCGGCCAGGCCGGCCTGAACATCATGGAATTCTGCAAGCAGTTCAACGCCAAGACCCAGGGCATGGAAGAAGGCATGCCGATCCCGGTCGTCATCACGGCCTTCGCGGATCGTACCTTCTCCTTCGTCACCAAGACCCCGCCGGTCAGCTACTTCCTGAAGAAGGCGGCCGGTCTCGCCGGCGGCTCCAAGACGCCCGGCCGCGGCTTCGTCGGCAAGGTGACCATGGATCAGGTGCGCGAGATCGCCAAGACCAAGATGCAGGACCTGAACGCCAACGACATCGAGGCGGCGTCCAGGATGATCGTCGGTTCCGCCCGTTCCATGGGCCTCGAGGTGGTGGAGTAGTCCCATGGCGAATATCGGAAAGCGTTTCAAGACGGCCAGCGAGACCATCGACTGCACCAAGCAGTACGACCTCCAGGAAGCCGTGAAGATCGTCAAGGGCAACGCCAAGGCGAAGTTCGACGAGACCATCGAGATCGCCATCATGCTGGGCGTCGACCCGCGCCATGCGGATCAGATGGTGCGTGGCATGGTGTCCCTGCCGCACGGCACCGGCAAGGACGTCCGCGTGGCGGTCTTCGCCCGTGGCGACAAGGCGGAGGACGCCAAGAAGGCGGGGGCCGATCTGGTGGGCGCCGAGGATCTGGCGGAGACCATCCAGAAGGGCGAACTCAACTTCGACCGCTGCATCGCCAGCCCGGACATGATGGCCGTCGTCGGTCGCCTGGGCAAGGTGCTTGGACCCCGCGGCCTGATGCCGAACCCCAAGCTCGGCACCGTGACCGCCGACGTGGCGGGCGCGGTCAGGGCCGCCAAGGCCGGCCAGATCGAGTTCCGCGTCGAGAAGGCGGGCATCGTCCATGCCGGCGTCGGCAAGGCCAGCTTCTCGGCCGAGAAGATCGCCGAGAATGTGGCCGCCTTCGTGGATGCCATCAACAAGGCCAAGCCCTCGGGCACCAAGGGAACGTATCTCAAGAAGATCAGCTTGAGTTCGACCATGGGACCGGGCCTGCGCCTCAACGTGACCAGCGTGGTGGGCGGCGTCTGACGCCATCACCATGTTCTATAGGGAATTCCGCTTCCCCAGGGGAGCGGAAGGGGAGGGTGGCAACATCCTCTCCGACCTGTCCCAGACCGCAGGCGCCGTCCGATCCGGGGCGGCTTAATGGGCAACCAACCTGCGCAGACAGTGTGGAACCGTTTCAGGGCCGATAGGCCCGAAGAACGGCTTGGACTGCTGCACTGGACAGGCGAACCGGCTCCGTCGGGCAACCGCCGGGGCCTTGGTGCAACAACCCCCGACCGCTTTCCTTGCGGAAGGGGGCGTGAGACGGAGACGATCAGTGGACCGCACTGAAAAGCAGGAGTTGGTCGCTCAGTTCCGCTCGCTCTTCGAGGGTTCCGGTGCTGTCGTCGTCGCCCACTATTCGGGCATGACGGTGGCTCAGCTGGAAATCCTCCGCAAGCGCATGCGGGAGGCCGGCGCCAACTTCAAGGTTTCCAAGAATCGGCTCACGCGTCTCGCCCTCGAAGGCACCGATTTCCAAGGCCTCCAGGATCTGTTCAAGGGTCCGACCGCGATCGCCTACTCGAAGGATCCGGTAGCGCCCGCCAAGGTGGCTGTGGAATTCGCCAAGACCAACGACAAGCTCGTCATCCTGGGGGGCGGCATGGGCAAGCAGGTTCTCGACGTCGAAGGCGTCAAGGCCCTGGCCTCCCTGCCGTCCCTGGACGAACTGCGCGGCAAGCTCGTTGGCCTGCTCGTGGCTCCGGCGACCAAGATCGCCGGCGTCGTGCAGGCCCCCGCGGGCAAGCTGGCGCGTGTCGTCAAGGCCTATGCCGACAAGGGCGAAGCCGCCTGACCCCGTCGTTTTCAAACCATCGCAACAGTTACCAAGCCGTAGGAGTGAACAATGGCTGATCTCAACAAGATCGTGGACGAGCTCTCCAGCCTGACCGTTCTGGAAGCCGCCGAACTCGCCAAGATGCTCGAGGACAAGTGGGGCGTGACCGCCGCCGCTCCGGTGGCCGTGGCCGCCGTGGCCGCCGCTGCCGCTCCGGTCGTCGAGGAGAAGGAAGATTTCAACGTGGTTCTGGCTGCGGCCGGCGCCAACAAGATCAACGTCATCAAGGAAGTCCGCGCCATCACCGGCCTGGGCCTCAAGGAAGCCAAGGATCTCGTCGAAGGCGCCCCCAAGACCGTCAAGGAAGGGTGCAAGAAGGACGAGGCCGAGAAGCTCAAGAAGCAGCTCGAGGGCGCCGGCGCGACCGTCGAACTCAAGTAGTCTGGCTACCCGGCTCCGGCCCCCGGCATCTCGCCGGGGACCGGACCGCCGGCACGTCGACGCATCCGCCCGTATAGGCCGACCGCGGCCGGTAAAGTGGATGCGATACCCGTATCGAGGGCCGTCCCCTTCGGCAGCGGCGCCGGAGGCGGCGGTCTTGTCGTGTCCAGAGGAATTCGAGGAAAGCCATGACCACTTCCTTCACGGGTCGCAAGCGCATTCGCAAGTACTTCGGTCGTCTGCAAGAGGCCGTCGAGATGCCGAACCTGATCGAGGTTCAGCGCAACTCGTACGAACTGTTCCTGCAGCGCGAGGTAAAGCCGGAGAAGCGCAAGGAATACGGCCTGCAGGAAGTGTTCAAGTCGGTTTTCCCGATCAAGGACTTTTCCGAACGCGGCACCCTGGAATTCGTCAAGTACGAGTTCGAGGAGCCTAAGTACGACGTCGAGGAATGCCAGCAGCGCGGCATGACCTTCGCCGCGCCGCTCAAGGTGACGCTGCGTCTGGTGGTCTGGGACGTGGACGAGGACACCGGCTCGCGCTCCATTCGCGACATCAAGGAGCAAGACGTCTACATGGGCGACATGCCGCTCATGACCGAGAACGGCACTTTCATCGTCAATGGCACCGAGCGCGTCATCGTCTCGCAGATGCACCGTTCGCCCGGCGTCTTCTTCGATCACGACAAGGGCAAGTCCCACTCCTCGGGCAAGTACCTGTTCGCCGCCCGCATCATTCCCTACCGCGGCTCCTGGCTCGACTTCGAGTTCGACGCCAAGGACCTCGTCTACGTGCGCATCGACCGCCGCCGCAAGCTGCCGGTGACCACCCTGCTGATGGCTCTCGATTCCAACGAGACCGAGGCGTTGCGTGCCGAACGCGCCGCCGAAAGCCGGGGGGTGGATTCGTCCGAGACCCGCGGCATGACGGAAGAGGACATCCTCGGCTACTTCTATGACCGCGTCACCTATGTGCGCCACAAGAAGGGCGGCTGGAAAACCCCCTTCGTGGCCGATCGGATGAAGGGCGTGAAGCTTGTCACCGACCTGGTGGACGCCAAGACCGGGAAGGTGGTGGCGGAAGCCGGGGCCAAGATGACGCCCCGTCTGATCAAGAAGCTGGTCGAGGAAGGCATCAAGGACCAGTTGGTGCCCAACGAGGATCTGATCGGCCGTTACGTGGCTACCGATCTGGTCAACGAGGCCACCGGGGAAATCTACGTGGAGGCGGGCAACGAACTCAGCGCCGCCATCCTGGAGGAACTGGCCAAGGCCGGGGTTACCGAGATTCCGACGCTGGCCATCGACCATATCAACGTCGGCCCCTACATCCGCAATACCCTCGCGGTGGACCGCAACTCCAGCCGCGAGGAAGCGCTGATCGACATCTACCGCGTCATGCGTCCGGGCGAACCTCCCACCCTGGAGACGGCCGAGGCCATGTTCCACGGCCTGTTCTTCGACAACGAGCGCTATGACCTGTCAGCCGTCGGCCGCGTCAAGATGAACTCGCGTCTCGGATTCCAGACCGACGACCAGTTGCGCATCCTGCGCAAGGAAGACATCCTGGCCGTGGTCCGGGTGCTCTGCGACCTGAAGGACGGGCGGGGCGAGGTGGACGACATCGACCACCTGGGCAACCGCCGCGTCCGCTCGGTCGGCGAATTGATGGAGAACCAGTATCGCATCGGCCTGCTCCGCATGGAACGCGCCATCCGCGAGCGCATGAGCGCCGTCGACATCGACACCGTGATGCCGCACGACCTGATCAACGCCAAGCCGGCGGCGGCGGCGGTGCGCGAGTTCTTCGGCTCTTCGCAGCTTTCCCAGTTCATGGATCAGACCAACCCGCTGTCGGAGATCACCCACAAGCGCCGCCTGTCGGCGCTGGGGCCGGGCGGCTTGACCCGCGAGCGCGCCGGCTTCGAGGTGCGTGACGTGCACCCCACCCACTACGGCCGCATCTGCCCCATCGAGACGCCGGAAGGTCCGAACATCGGCCTCATCAACTCGCTGGCCACCTTCGCCCGCGTCAACAAGTACGGCTTCATCGAGACTCCCTACCGGCGGGTCAAGGAAGGCATCGTCGCCCAGCAGGTGATCTACCTGTCGGCGATGGAGGAAGGGCGTTTCACCATCGCCCAGGCCAATGCCGAACTGGACGCCAAGGGCCACTTCGTCCACGACCTGGTGAGCTGCCGCCGCGGCGGCGACTTCATCATGGCGCGGCCGGAGGACATCGACTACATCGACGTCTCGCCCAAGCAGTTGGTTTCTGTCGCCACGGCGCTCATCCCGTTCCTTGAAAACGACGACGCCAATCGCGCCCTGATGGGGTCCAACATGCAGCGTCAGGCGGTGCCCCTCCTGAGGGCGGAAGCTCCGCTCGTCGGCACCGGCATGGAAGCCGCGGTGGCCCGCGATTCCGGCGCCACCATCACCGCCCGGCGCGCCGGCGTGGTCGATCAGATCGACGCCACCCGCATCGTCATCAAGGTCACCGAGGAAACGGCGCACTCCGCCTCGGCAGTGGACATATACAATCTGCGCAAGTTCCAGCGCTCCAACCAGAACACCTGTCTACACCAGCGTCCGCTGGTCAAGGTGGGCGACGTGGTGCAGGCGGGCGACACCATCGCCGACGGCCCGTCCACGGAACTGGGCGATCTCGGCCTGGGCCGCAACGCCCTGGTCGCCTTCATGCCCTGGAACGGCTACAACTTCGAAGACTCGATCCTGATTTCCGAACGCATCGTGCGCGACGACGTCTTCACCTCGATCCATATCGAGGAATTCGAGGTCATGGCCCGCGACACCAAGCTGGGCCAGGAGGAAATCACCCGCGACATCCCCAACGTCGGCGAGGAAGCCCTGAAGAACCTCGACGAGGCAGGCATCGTCTACATCGGCGCCGAGGTCAAGCCGGGCGACATTCTGGTCGGCAAGGTGACGCCGAAGGGCGAATCCCCGATGACTCCGGAAGAGAAGCTGCTACGTGCCATCTTCGGCGAAAAGGCTTCGGATGTGCGCGACACCTCGCTTCGCGTGCCGCCCGGCGTATCGGGAACGGTGGTCGAAGTGCGCGTCTTCTCGCGGCGCGGCGTCGACAAGGACGAACGCGCCCTGGCCATCGAAAGGGCCGAGATCGAACGCTTGGCCAAGGACCGCGACGACGAACGCGCCATCCTGGAGCGCAGCTTCAACGCCCGTCTCACCGACCTGATCCTCGGCAAGAAGGCTTCCGGCGGTCCCAAGGGACTGAAGGCCGGGACCAAGATCGGCGAGGACGTGCTGGCCGGCTATACCACCGCCCAGCGCGCCCAGATCGTTGTCGACGACGACAAGGTGATGAAGGACGTCGAGGAACTGAAGCGCCACTTCGAGGAAAGCATCGCCCGCCTGCAGGCCCGCTTCGAAAACAAGGTGGAGAAGCTGCAGCGCGGCGATGACCTCAGCCCCGGCGTGATGAAGATGGTCAAGGTCTTCGTCGCGGTGAAGCGCAAGCTGCAACCCGGCGACAAGATGGCCGGCCGCCACGGCAACAAGGGCGTCATCTCGCGCATCATGCCCATCGAGGACATGCCCTATCTGGAGGACGGCACCCACGTCGACTTGGTGCTCAATCCTCTGGGCGTGCCATCGCGCATGAACGTCGGGCAGATCCTGGAAACCCACCTGGGCTGGGCCTGCGCCGGCCTCGGTCGCCAGATCGGCGAAATCCTGGACGAGATGCGGCATTCCCGTATCTCCGACGCCAAGAAGCTGCGCGCCAAGCTGAAGGATATCTATGGTGCCGAGGCCTACAAGGCCGAAATCGAGTCCCTCGACGACGATCAGATCGTCGAAATGGCCGGTAATCTCAGGCCGGGCGTGCCCATCGCTTCGCCGGTATTCGACGGTGCCCACGAGGTGGACATCTGCGAGATGCTGGAGAAGGCGGGCATGGATTCGTCGGGCCAGGTGACCCTGGTCGACGGACGGACCGGCGAGGCCTTCGAGCGCAAGGTCACGGTGGGCTACATCTACATGCTCAAGCTCCACCACCTGGTCGACGACAAGATCCACGCCCGGTCCATCGGCCCTTACAGTCTGGTCACCCAGCAGCCGCTGGGCGGCAAGGCGCAGTTCGGCGGACAGCGCTTCGGCGAAATGGAGGTCTGGGCGCTGGAAGCCTATGGCGCGGCCTACACGCTGCAGGAAATGCTGACCGTGAAATCGGACGACGTCTCAGGCCGCACCAAGGTCTACGAGGCTATCGTCCGCGGCGACGACACGTTCGAAGCGGGCGTGCCCGAGTCGTTCAACGTTCTGGTCAAGGAACTGCAAGCCCTTGGCCTTAACGTCGAACTGAACTGACGCAACCCCGCTTGGCAGGAGAAATGAAGCCATGAACGAGCTGATGAAGATCTTCGGGCAGGTCGGGGTCACCCAGCGCTTCGATCAGATCCAGATCGCGATCGCCTCGCCGGAGCAGATCCGCTCCTGGTCCTACGGCGAGATCAAGAAGCCGGAGACCATCAACTACCGCACCTTCAAGCCGGAACGGGACGGTCTGTTCTGCGCCCGCATCTTCGGTCCGGTGAAGGACTATGAATGCTTGTGCGGGAAGTACAAGCGGATGAAATACAAGGGCATCACCTGCGAGAAGTGCGGCGTCGAGGTCACCTTGCAGAAGGTGCGCCGCGAACGCATGGGCCATATCGAACTGGCCTCGCCGGTCGCCCACATCTGGTTCCTGAAGTCGCTGCCCAGCCGCATCGGCTCGTTGCTCGACATGACGTTGCGCGATCTGGAGCGCATCCTCTATTTCGAGAACTACGTGGTGGTCGAACCGGGCCTGACCGCCTTCAAGCTGCGCGAATTGCTCAGCGAAGAGCAGTACCAGAATGCCGTCGACGAATTTGGCGAGGACAGCTTCCAGGTCGGCATCGGCGCGGAAGCCATCCGCAACATGCTTAAGGAAATCGACCTGGAGGCCGAGCGCATCAAGATGCGCGAGGAACTGATCTCCACCACGTCGGAGGCCAAGCGCAAGAAACTGGTCAAGCGCCTGAAGCTGGTCGAGGCCTTCCTGGAATCCAAGACCCGTCCAGAGTGGATGATCCTGGAAGTCGTGCCGGTCATCCCGCCCGAGCTGCGCCCCCTGGTGCCGCTGGACGGCGGTCGTTTCGCCACCTCGGATTTGAACGATCTGTACCGGCGCGTCATCAACCGCAACAACCGCCTGAAGCGCCTGATCGAACTGCACGCGCCCGAAATCATCGTGCGCAACGAAAAGCGCATGCTGCAGGAAGCGGTGGACGCCCTGTTCGACAACGGCCGGCGCGGTCGCGCCATCACCGGCGTCAACAAGCGTCCGCTGAAGTCCCTGTCCGACATGCTTAAGGGCAAGCAGGGCCGCTTCCGCCAGAACCTTCTGGGCAAGCGCGTCGACTATTCGGGCCGTTCGGTGATCGTGGTGGGGCCGGAACTCAAGCTGCACGAATGCGGCCTGCCCAAGAAGATGGCGCTCGAACTGTTCAAGCCGTTCATCTATTCCAAGCTCGAACTCTACGGCATGGCGACCACCATCAAGGCCGCCAAGCGCATGCTGGAAAAGGAACGGCCCGAAGTCTGGGACATCCTGGAAGAAGTCATCCGCGAGCATCCCGTGATGCTGAACCGGGCGCCCACGCTGCACCGTCTCGGCATCCAGGCTTTCGAGCCGGTCCTGATCGAAGGCAAGGCGATCCAGCTTCATCCGCTGGTCTGCGCCGCCTTCAACGCCGACTTCGACGGCGACCAGATGGCCGTGCACGTGCCTTTGTCCCTGGAAGCCCAGTTGGAAGCCCGCGTGCTGATGATGTCGACCAACAACATCCTCAGCCCGGCCAACGGCAAGCCGATCATCGTGCCCTCGCAGGACATCGTGCTCGGTCTCTACTACATCACCATGGAACGCGATGGCGAGCCGG is part of the Magnetospirillum sp. WYHS-4 genome and encodes:
- the nusG gene encoding transcription termination/antitermination protein NusG; amino-acid sequence: MAARWYVIHVYSGFEKKVASSIEEQARQGGMADLIDQVLVPTEEVVEMRRGNKVNTERKFFPGYVLVKMEMTDQTWHLVKNTPKVTGFLGGRGRPSPISEAEASRIMHQVQEGIERPRPSIMFEVGEQVRVSDGPFTSFNGTVEEVDEERSRLKVSVSIFGRATPVELEYSQVEKT
- the rplK gene encoding 50S ribosomal protein L11 — protein: MAKKISGYIKLQVPAGKANPSPPIGPALGQAGLNIMEFCKQFNAKTQGMEEGMPIPVVITAFADRTFSFVTKTPPVSYFLKKAAGLAGGSKTPGRGFVGKVTMDQVREIAKTKMQDLNANDIEAASRMIVGSARSMGLEVVE
- the rplA gene encoding 50S ribosomal protein L1, which codes for MANIGKRFKTASETIDCTKQYDLQEAVKIVKGNAKAKFDETIEIAIMLGVDPRHADQMVRGMVSLPHGTGKDVRVAVFARGDKAEDAKKAGADLVGAEDLAETIQKGELNFDRCIASPDMMAVVGRLGKVLGPRGLMPNPKLGTVTADVAGAVRAAKAGQIEFRVEKAGIVHAGVGKASFSAEKIAENVAAFVDAINKAKPSGTKGTYLKKISLSSTMGPGLRLNVTSVVGGV
- the rplJ gene encoding 50S ribosomal protein L10 codes for the protein MDRTEKQELVAQFRSLFEGSGAVVVAHYSGMTVAQLEILRKRMREAGANFKVSKNRLTRLALEGTDFQGLQDLFKGPTAIAYSKDPVAPAKVAVEFAKTNDKLVILGGGMGKQVLDVEGVKALASLPSLDELRGKLVGLLVAPATKIAGVVQAPAGKLARVVKAYADKGEAA
- the rplL gene encoding 50S ribosomal protein L7/L12; the protein is MADLNKIVDELSSLTVLEAAELAKMLEDKWGVTAAAPVAVAAVAAAAAPVVEEKEDFNVVLAAAGANKINVIKEVRAITGLGLKEAKDLVEGAPKTVKEGCKKDEAEKLKKQLEGAGATVELK
- the rpoB gene encoding DNA-directed RNA polymerase subunit beta; the protein is MTTSFTGRKRIRKYFGRLQEAVEMPNLIEVQRNSYELFLQREVKPEKRKEYGLQEVFKSVFPIKDFSERGTLEFVKYEFEEPKYDVEECQQRGMTFAAPLKVTLRLVVWDVDEDTGSRSIRDIKEQDVYMGDMPLMTENGTFIVNGTERVIVSQMHRSPGVFFDHDKGKSHSSGKYLFAARIIPYRGSWLDFEFDAKDLVYVRIDRRRKLPVTTLLMALDSNETEALRAERAAESRGVDSSETRGMTEEDILGYFYDRVTYVRHKKGGWKTPFVADRMKGVKLVTDLVDAKTGKVVAEAGAKMTPRLIKKLVEEGIKDQLVPNEDLIGRYVATDLVNEATGEIYVEAGNELSAAILEELAKAGVTEIPTLAIDHINVGPYIRNTLAVDRNSSREEALIDIYRVMRPGEPPTLETAEAMFHGLFFDNERYDLSAVGRVKMNSRLGFQTDDQLRILRKEDILAVVRVLCDLKDGRGEVDDIDHLGNRRVRSVGELMENQYRIGLLRMERAIRERMSAVDIDTVMPHDLINAKPAAAAVREFFGSSQLSQFMDQTNPLSEITHKRRLSALGPGGLTRERAGFEVRDVHPTHYGRICPIETPEGPNIGLINSLATFARVNKYGFIETPYRRVKEGIVAQQVIYLSAMEEGRFTIAQANAELDAKGHFVHDLVSCRRGGDFIMARPEDIDYIDVSPKQLVSVATALIPFLENDDANRALMGSNMQRQAVPLLRAEAPLVGTGMEAAVARDSGATITARRAGVVDQIDATRIVIKVTEETAHSASAVDIYNLRKFQRSNQNTCLHQRPLVKVGDVVQAGDTIADGPSTELGDLGLGRNALVAFMPWNGYNFEDSILISERIVRDDVFTSIHIEEFEVMARDTKLGQEEITRDIPNVGEEALKNLDEAGIVYIGAEVKPGDILVGKVTPKGESPMTPEEKLLRAIFGEKASDVRDTSLRVPPGVSGTVVEVRVFSRRGVDKDERALAIERAEIERLAKDRDDERAILERSFNARLTDLILGKKASGGPKGLKAGTKIGEDVLAGYTTAQRAQIVVDDDKVMKDVEELKRHFEESIARLQARFENKVEKLQRGDDLSPGVMKMVKVFVAVKRKLQPGDKMAGRHGNKGVISRIMPIEDMPYLEDGTHVDLVLNPLGVPSRMNVGQILETHLGWACAGLGRQIGEILDEMRHSRISDAKKLRAKLKDIYGAEAYKAEIESLDDDQIVEMAGNLRPGVPIASPVFDGAHEVDICEMLEKAGMDSSGQVTLVDGRTGEAFERKVTVGYIYMLKLHHLVDDKIHARSIGPYSLVTQQPLGGKAQFGGQRFGEMEVWALEAYGAAYTLQEMLTVKSDDVSGRTKVYEAIVRGDDTFEAGVPESFNVLVKELQALGLNVELN